The following proteins are encoded in a genomic region of Alteromonadaceae bacterium 2753L.S.0a.02:
- a CDS encoding putative (di)nucleoside polyphosphate hydrolase, with translation MIDADGFRPNVGIILADGRGRVLWARRVGGQDAWQFPQGGIKEDETAEQALYRELEEEVGLTADDVEILAVTQGWLRYRLPQKLVRQKEPRCVGQKQKWFLLKMLAEDSEVDLDAGGPPEFDQWRWVSYWYPLSKVVSFKREVYRRALKELVVAHNSLVNGADSRSEACLC, from the coding sequence GTGATTGATGCCGATGGATTTCGTCCGAATGTGGGTATTATTCTTGCCGACGGTCGTGGCCGAGTTCTTTGGGCTCGTCGGGTTGGTGGGCAGGACGCCTGGCAGTTTCCCCAGGGAGGTATCAAAGAAGATGAAACTGCAGAGCAGGCTTTGTATCGAGAACTGGAAGAAGAGGTGGGACTGACTGCCGACGATGTTGAAATTTTGGCCGTCACTCAAGGCTGGTTGCGCTACCGTCTGCCGCAAAAACTGGTGCGTCAGAAAGAACCCCGCTGCGTGGGTCAAAAGCAAAAATGGTTTTTATTAAAGATGCTTGCTGAAGATAGCGAAGTTGATTTGGATGCTGGAGGCCCGCCTGAATTTGATCAGTGGCGTTGGGTGAGTTACTGGTACCCGCTCTCCAAGGTGGTCTCGTTCAAACGCGAGGTGTATCGGCGCGCCCTAAAAGAACTGGTGGTTGCACATAACTCACTGGTTAATGGTGCAGACAGTCGATCAGAGGCCTGTCTATGCTGA
- a CDS encoding HAD superfamily hydrolase (TIGR01490 family), giving the protein MSLAIFDLDNTLIGGDSDHAWGEFLVEEGIVDAETHSKANDQFYADYQNGSLDIHAYLEFALQPLAQFSMAQLAELHQRFFEQKIAPIWLPKAEALVTEHRHKGDRILVITATNRFITEPIVNAFGIHELLASDAEIVDNRYTGRPTGIPCFQEGKVARLQAWLGDTGETLDGSWFYSDSANDIPLLQHVSHPVVVDPDDRLRDYAISQGWPIISLR; this is encoded by the coding sequence TTGAGTTTAGCAATTTTTGACCTCGACAATACCCTCATCGGCGGTGACAGCGATCACGCCTGGGGCGAATTTCTGGTGGAAGAAGGTATCGTTGATGCTGAAACCCATAGCAAAGCCAATGATCAGTTTTACGCAGACTACCAAAATGGCAGTTTAGACATACACGCCTACCTGGAATTCGCTCTGCAGCCACTGGCGCAGTTCAGCATGGCGCAACTTGCAGAACTTCACCAACGCTTCTTTGAACAGAAGATCGCACCCATCTGGCTTCCCAAAGCCGAGGCGTTGGTCACAGAACACCGCCATAAAGGCGATAGAATTCTCGTGATTACCGCCACCAATCGGTTTATTACGGAACCTATCGTCAACGCCTTTGGCATTCACGAACTGCTGGCGAGCGATGCGGAAATTGTTGATAACCGCTATACCGGGCGGCCAACTGGTATTCCGTGCTTTCAGGAAGGCAAAGTAGCGCGGCTCCAAGCCTGGCTGGGAGACACTGGCGAAACCCTAGACGGGAGTTGGTTTTACAGCGATTCAGCGAACGATATACCACTGTTGCAACATGTGAGTCACCCGGTTGTCGTTGACCCCGATGATCGCCTGCGAGACTATGCGATATCACAAGGTTGGCCAATTATTTCACTGCGCTGA
- a CDS encoding imelysin: protein MQMRPIRTYLLILVIFLAAACEQASDTPAPKAADESPVQDTREATRIFWEAGKDVLSATLQRAQQLQQLTHTFLKLPTEDSLTTLRDHWFHVQAQWQRFYFFSQLGVSQPVIFGQLAEYSFRIAAHPIQPGYLDYFGPYPYSGLVHDISVPLTPESLLNQHGMTDPEDVTLGIYAIEFLLNGEQLKRPASDYNAVTQLSAAQQEQGFRQVNETPNYRRRELLSVQMELLVRSLTELKALWESEAEASLLHAWQTLEPDQQHAAITNNLERALTQLLLDIVAATPAEAGTEVEPRYDSSLSPAALAGSIRALNAAGAWLPPQKQQALKDCLQLSAEAVNSAQTREDWSAVYQHLKSCLITP from the coding sequence ATGCAAATGCGCCCGATACGCACCTACCTGCTGATACTGGTGATTTTCCTGGCTGCTGCTTGTGAACAGGCAAGCGATACCCCAGCTCCAAAAGCCGCTGATGAATCACCTGTGCAGGACACCCGGGAAGCAACCCGCATTTTTTGGGAAGCGGGTAAAGACGTTCTTTCCGCGACCTTGCAACGGGCGCAGCAACTGCAACAGCTTACACACACATTTTTAAAACTCCCCACAGAAGACAGCCTAACAACGCTTCGGGATCACTGGTTTCACGTTCAAGCCCAATGGCAGCGTTTCTACTTTTTCAGTCAATTGGGTGTTAGCCAGCCGGTGATATTTGGTCAACTTGCGGAATACAGTTTTCGGATTGCCGCACACCCGATTCAACCCGGTTATCTCGATTACTTTGGCCCCTACCCTTACTCAGGTTTGGTGCACGACATCAGCGTACCTCTCACGCCGGAAAGTCTGCTTAATCAACACGGAATGACCGACCCGGAAGATGTGACTCTCGGCATTTACGCCATCGAATTTTTATTGAACGGCGAACAGCTTAAGCGTCCCGCTAGCGACTACAACGCAGTTACGCAACTTTCTGCTGCACAGCAGGAGCAGGGATTTCGACAGGTAAACGAAACACCCAATTATCGACGTCGCGAATTGCTCAGCGTTCAAATGGAGCTTCTGGTTCGAAGCCTTACCGAACTGAAAGCACTTTGGGAATCCGAGGCTGAAGCCTCACTGCTACACGCCTGGCAAACGCTAGAGCCCGATCAGCAACACGCTGCAATTACCAATAATCTGGAACGTGCGCTCACGCAATTATTATTGGATATTGTCGCTGCGACACCGGCTGAAGCCGGTACCGAAGTGGAACCCCGCTACGACTCATCGTTGTCCCCAGCAGCTCTGGCAGGGAGCATCCGCGCTCTGAATGCTGCCGGTGCCTGGCTGCCCCCACAGAAACAGCAAGCTCTCAAAGATTGTTTGCAGCTCAGTGCCGAAGCAGTAAATTCAGCGCAAACCCGTGAAGATTGGAGCGCGGTTTACCAGCATTTAAAATCTTGCCTCATTACGCCCTGA
- a CDS encoding HD-like signal output (HDOD) protein encodes MSADLTQEQIQKILQGIAIPPQPQVMVDLQMEQLKPDWSIKEISRLISQDVGLSGSILKTVNSPFYKHANTITSINQAVQLLGVNSVVNLVNALSIKGALSDDDIIALGRFWDSAMDIAITSSVIAKQIGLPNPEEAYTLGLFHNCGVPLLMSRFPHYSQVLEEAYSSPDEGIIEVENRMINTNHAVVGYYVGKSWNLPRYLCEAIHEHHRIIKTFQEESGDARKKTLLAVLKMAEHICGNHFMLGKQDVDHEWNRIRELVLLYTGISEYEYGSLKAHIDEMGLGGNEYYS; translated from the coding sequence ATGTCCGCGGATTTGACTCAGGAGCAAATTCAAAAAATTCTTCAGGGTATTGCCATCCCCCCTCAACCGCAGGTAATGGTCGACCTGCAAATGGAACAACTTAAGCCCGATTGGAGTATTAAAGAAATTTCGCGGCTTATCAGCCAGGATGTCGGCCTTTCAGGCAGCATTCTAAAAACGGTCAATTCGCCTTTCTACAAGCACGCCAACACCATTACGTCTATTAATCAGGCGGTGCAGTTGCTCGGTGTTAACAGTGTTGTGAACCTCGTGAATGCTTTGTCGATAAAGGGCGCGCTTTCTGATGACGATATTATCGCCCTGGGGCGGTTTTGGGATTCGGCCATGGATATCGCAATCACCTCCTCAGTAATTGCCAAGCAAATCGGCCTTCCCAACCCCGAAGAAGCCTACACCCTGGGGCTATTCCATAATTGTGGCGTTCCCCTGCTGATGTCGCGTTTTCCCCATTATTCGCAGGTGCTTGAAGAGGCTTATTCCAGCCCTGATGAAGGCATTATCGAAGTGGAAAATCGCATGATTAACACCAACCATGCTGTTGTCGGCTACTACGTCGGGAAGTCCTGGAATTTACCCCGCTATTTATGCGAGGCGATACACGAGCACCACCGCATCATTAAAACCTTTCAAGAGGAGTCTGGGGATGCTCGCAAGAAAACTTTACTTGCCGTATTAAAAATGGCTGAACATATTTGCGGCAACCATTTCATGCTCGGCAAACAAGACGTCGATCATGAATGGAACCGCATTCGCGAGTTGGTATTGTTGTACACCGGCATTAGTGAATATGAATACGGCAGCCTGAAAGCTCATATCGATGAAATGGGGCTTGGTGGTAACGAGTATTACAGCTAA
- a CDS encoding glycine cleavage system H protein — MSELRSELKYLSSHEWARVESDGTVTIGITDHAQEALGDVVFVETPEVGSQVSAGEEAGVVESVKAASDIYSPVSGEVIAINDVLEESPETVNESPYDDGWFFKVKPSDVSELEAALDSDGYLQSIEDED, encoded by the coding sequence ATGAGTGAATTACGCAGCGAATTGAAATACCTGTCCAGCCACGAGTGGGCCAGAGTTGAGAGCGATGGCACAGTCACCATCGGCATTACCGACCATGCTCAAGAAGCTCTGGGCGACGTGGTATTTGTTGAAACCCCAGAGGTGGGCTCGCAAGTCTCAGCGGGTGAAGAGGCGGGTGTTGTTGAATCGGTGAAAGCGGCATCAGATATCTATTCGCCTGTAAGTGGTGAAGTTATCGCCATTAATGATGTTTTAGAGGAGTCACCGGAAACCGTAAATGAGTCCCCTTACGATGACGGCTGGTTTTTTAAAGTGAAACCCAGCGACGTGAGCGAACTGGAAGCTGCATTGGATTCCGATGGCTATTTACAGTCTATTGAAGATGAAGACTAA
- a CDS encoding aminomethyltransferase: MLKETPLVGVHREMAGKLVDFGGWNMPVNYGSQIEEHQEVRRAAGMFDVSHMTVVDVAGRQAKDYLRQLLANDVAKLTLVGKALYSAMLNREGGVIDDLIVYLTDSGYRLVVNCATREKDLAWMLQQAQGFDVALAERPELAMIAVQGPQARDRVHQILEDGVLHELSVFQGAFLASRSDWFVARTGYTGEDGYEIILPSDQAEGFWRELANVGVVPCGLGARDTLRLEAGMNLYGHEMDEQTSPLVANMAWTVAWQPESRDFIGREVIAAEQSQGVRDKLVGLVFTGKGVLRAGQRVTAAGQNGEGVITSGTFSPTLGHSIALARVPVGFEHNAEVEVRNRQLPVQIIKPCFVRSGKKVF; the protein is encoded by the coding sequence ATGCTTAAAGAAACTCCCCTGGTTGGGGTACACCGTGAAATGGCTGGCAAGCTGGTGGATTTTGGTGGTTGGAACATGCCCGTGAATTACGGCTCACAGATTGAAGAACACCAGGAAGTGCGCCGCGCTGCAGGTATGTTCGACGTGTCGCACATGACGGTGGTCGATGTCGCAGGCCGCCAGGCGAAAGACTATTTGCGCCAGTTGCTGGCCAATGATGTCGCTAAGTTAACGCTTGTTGGTAAAGCGTTATACAGCGCCATGCTCAACAGGGAAGGCGGTGTGATAGATGACTTAATAGTCTATCTTACAGATTCCGGTTACCGGCTGGTGGTGAACTGCGCAACCCGTGAAAAAGATCTGGCATGGATGCTACAACAAGCCCAAGGTTTTGATGTAGCTCTCGCAGAGCGCCCTGAGTTGGCCATGATTGCTGTTCAGGGACCGCAAGCGCGAGATCGGGTGCACCAGATTTTGGAAGATGGCGTTTTGCATGAATTGAGCGTGTTCCAGGGTGCCTTTCTGGCAAGTCGCAGCGACTGGTTTGTGGCACGAACCGGTTACACGGGAGAGGATGGTTACGAAATCATTTTACCCAGCGATCAGGCTGAAGGCTTTTGGCGCGAGCTGGCAAATGTGGGTGTAGTGCCCTGTGGTTTGGGGGCTCGCGATACCTTGCGTCTCGAAGCTGGCATGAATCTTTATGGTCACGAAATGGATGAACAAACCTCCCCCCTGGTCGCCAATATGGCTTGGACTGTCGCCTGGCAACCGGAAAGTCGTGATTTTATTGGCCGCGAAGTCATTGCGGCGGAGCAATCGCAGGGTGTTCGCGATAAATTGGTGGGCTTGGTGTTTACCGGCAAGGGCGTGCTTCGTGCCGGGCAAAGGGTGACGGCGGCAGGCCAAAACGGAGAAGGGGTAATTACCAGTGGTACCTTCTCGCCAACCCTGGGGCATTCAATTGCGTTGGCGCGTGTGCCGGTAGGGTTTGAACACAACGCTGAGGTGGAAGTGCGTAACCGTCAGCTGCCAGTGCAAATCATTAAGCCGTGCTTCGTGCGCAGCGGTAAAAAAGTGTTTTAA
- a CDS encoding rhomboid family protein encodes MIIVPTEKQFDWKHAPVVLFLIVLLNVITYFFYQAGDPPKWMEAVGSYLENDYLELEWPLYKQYLTEQGRSSQLKDVNELYDYDKHEQLAVQMLLDTGFYKRLLSTAENQFDRDEYRDWRLARPPIQDKINSISSVAHGLRAADFKWSSLFTHQFLHGGVMHLLGNMFFLVICGFAVEAALGHLRFLLFYLVGGVAAGMAQVASDWQSTVPLVGASGAISAVMAMYLMVFRLQKIEFFYWVFFFVGYFRAPALVILPFYVGKEVYSFYASPESNVAFLAHAGGFLAGGLMVGLSMLIDKKTLNREYLDAKPDEVNPQRQQLSEIYRAIETFRFPEAYKLASESIKQNGETFELASIRFNLLNIAKGKGYHESIVRLWSLSKLLPQQIKKLDELWQDHPDLHPHISDASAITLGTQFTAIGSTQSAEQVFELLNKRGCTSKDYIVFCQRLANEFKNIGQPQKSKRCHDVAKQLIEEGHNGVL; translated from the coding sequence ATGATAATTGTACCGACGGAAAAACAATTCGATTGGAAGCACGCGCCAGTAGTACTATTTTTGATCGTACTGCTCAACGTCATCACCTACTTTTTTTACCAAGCCGGCGACCCGCCAAAGTGGATGGAAGCTGTCGGCAGTTACCTCGAGAACGACTACCTTGAACTCGAGTGGCCCTTGTACAAACAATACCTCACTGAGCAGGGCCGCAGCTCACAGCTGAAAGACGTAAACGAACTCTACGATTACGACAAACACGAACAGCTCGCAGTGCAAATGCTGCTGGATACCGGTTTCTACAAACGGCTACTTTCTACAGCTGAAAACCAATTCGACCGCGATGAGTATCGTGACTGGAGACTGGCGAGACCGCCAATTCAAGACAAAATAAATTCTATAAGCAGTGTCGCCCATGGCCTGCGGGCCGCCGATTTCAAGTGGAGCTCGCTCTTCACGCATCAATTCCTGCACGGCGGTGTTATGCACCTCTTGGGCAACATGTTTTTTCTGGTGATTTGCGGCTTCGCCGTGGAAGCAGCCCTGGGTCATCTGCGTTTTTTATTGTTTTATCTTGTTGGCGGCGTTGCGGCTGGTATGGCGCAAGTGGCCTCAGACTGGCAAAGCACGGTACCGCTGGTGGGGGCATCCGGAGCTATTTCTGCGGTGATGGCCATGTACTTAATGGTCTTTCGCCTTCAAAAAATAGAGTTCTTTTACTGGGTGTTTTTCTTTGTGGGCTACTTTAGAGCTCCCGCCTTGGTGATATTACCCTTCTACGTTGGCAAGGAGGTCTACAGCTTTTACGCATCGCCGGAAAGCAATGTTGCCTTCCTCGCGCACGCGGGCGGCTTCTTAGCGGGTGGGTTAATGGTGGGCTTATCGATGCTCATTGATAAAAAAACCCTGAACCGCGAATATCTCGACGCAAAACCCGATGAGGTAAATCCGCAGCGACAACAGCTTTCCGAAATCTACCGTGCTATCGAAACGTTTCGGTTTCCAGAAGCTTACAAGCTCGCGTCTGAATCCATCAAACAAAATGGAGAAACTTTTGAACTGGCGAGCATTCGATTTAATCTACTCAACATCGCCAAGGGGAAGGGCTATCACGAGAGTATTGTGCGGCTCTGGTCGCTGTCGAAACTACTGCCACAGCAAATAAAAAAACTCGACGAACTTTGGCAGGATCACCCCGACTTACACCCCCATATCAGTGACGCATCGGCAATAACACTGGGAACCCAGTTCACCGCCATTGGCAGCACGCAAAGTGCCGAGCAGGTATTCGAACTGCTAAATAAGCGCGGCTGCACCAGCAAAGACTATATTGTGTTCTGTCAGCGGCTCGCCAATGAGTTTAAAAATATTGGACAGCCGCAGAAATCCAAACGCTGCCACGACGTTGCCAAACAGCTAATCGAGGAGGGGCACAATGGAGTACTGTAA